The genomic DNA AGTCCGTGCTCGAACAAACGCTGCTTGCGCGTGAAGACCATATTGTCGGGCTCAATGACATTGGCGCCCGGATGACCCAGCAAGTCGGCGAGTTGAGTGCGCAGTTATCAATGCGTTTAGACCGTATCGGTGAACTGGAAGAGCAGAGCAATGTTAAGGGCGCTGAGATTCGCGGGTTGCAACATGATGTCATGGCACAGCAAGCCACGATCGATGAACTGCGCATGGACGCTCAGCGCTTGCAAGAGTCTCTGGATCAACTGAATGCTTCCTGGTGCGGCAGACTTCAGGCTTTTCGGCAAAAATTTCATAAATAATTGATCGGTACATTATGAACATCACCGTGACAAAACCATTCATTCCGCCCTTTGCAGAATTCCAAAACTACCTTTCCGGGATTTGGGCGCGAGAGTGGCTAACCAATAACGGACCTTTGGTTAATGAGCTTGAAATTGAGCTGAAAAAGAACCTCGGTGTCGAAAAGTTGTTGTTCCTGAGTAACGGTACTGTCGCTTTGCAAATCGCGATTCGCGCCCTGGACTTAAAGGGTGAAATTATCACGACACCTTTTAGTTATGTGGCGACGACCTCAAGCATCGTCTGGGAGCACTGCTCACCGGTGATGGTTGATATTTGCCCGGACAGCCTGAATATCGACCCTGCCAAAATCGAGGCCGCCATCACGGCCGAGACGTCAGCCATTCTGGCAACGCATGTATTTGGTAACCCTTGCGATGTCGATGCCATCGAGGCGATTGCAAAAAAACATAATCTGCACGTGATTTACGATGCCGTCCATGCGTTTGGCACGACCTACAAAGAGCGCTCATTGCTCGCCTATGGTGATATTGCGACGTGCAGTTTCCATGCGACAAAACTCTTTCACACCATTGAAGGGGGCGCTGTCGTCGCGAATGACGCCCACGTGATCAAACGTTTGGCGATGATGCGTAACTTCGGCCACTCGTCGGCAACCGAGTTTGGCGAAATTGGTATCAACGGTAAAAACTCCGAAGTCCATGCCGCGATGGGCCTGTGCAATCTGAAATATGTGGATAGCATTCTGGAACAGCGCAAGCTGCTGTCGCAACGCTACTTGCTGAACTTGAAAGGCTGCGGCTTCAAGTATCAGAAGATAGCCGAAAACACCGTTTATAACCACGCCTACTTTCCGGTCATAATGGAAAGTGAAGCGGTCGTGCTGGCGGTTATTGAGTATTTGAACCTTCATAGTATCTACCCGCGTCGTTATTTTTATCCATCGCTGTCTGAGTTGCATTACGTTGAGGGCCAGTCTTCGCCGATTGCTGAAGATATTTCTCGCCGTATCATTTGCCTGCCGCTGTACCACTCACTGTCGACTGAGGAAGTTGACATGGTATGCGTGTTGTTGAAGAAGGCGATAGAGCAATAAGCCGCGCGTCGGCTCGCCAAGGGGTGAAGAGATTCACCCCTTGGCGTAAATAAAAAATATAAAAGAATAGTATCTGCGGGCAGAACGGACACAGTGGGGCATTATGATAAAACATGTTGAAATCTTGCCGGATGGCAAGCCGGCTAAAATGGGGAACAACTTTCACTTACTGAGGTACGTGCTGGCGGCCCTGGTGATCTATTCGCATTCCTTTGGGTTGCTGGGGCTGCCTGAGGCTGGCGTATTCCGTTATGGGTTCGGCACGCTGGCGGTGAAATGCTTTTTTGCATTAAGCGGCTATTTGATCACGCTCAGTTGCCTTCGCTCGGCAAGTTTGTATGGGTTTGCTCTGAATCGCACCCTGCGAATTGCGCCCGCGCTGATCGTGGCGCTGATATTCAGTCACTTTATTGGCGTGTATTTCAATAAATTCATCGGTAATCCGGTTGAGTATATTGTCAATGGCCCCGTGTGGACCTTGTCCTGGGAGGTACTTTGCTACGCCCTGTGTGGCTTTTTGTGGTGGTTCGGCGCATTAAATAAAAATGTCCTGACCGCTATTGTTGTGGTTGCGTGGGGGTTGTATTGCCTGATTCCTGGCAGTAACGATGCCAGTGCTGTCATTTCGCCCATGATCCTGCTGTTTTTTACCGGCAGTGTTATTGCTCTCAATGAGCAGCAATTCAATCTGCGTATTTCCGGCCCTGTCTTTTTTGTGCTGCTGATTGTCTTGTGCGTTGATACCGGCGGTTCGATCGGGACCTGGTTTTTTGAGCAGATTCCCTTTCTATACGGACCGGGCATGTCCGTCATGGATTACTACACGCTGCTCTTTCTCTTTGCATTGTCGTTTGCACTGATCTGGCTGGCGTTGTATGTGAAGCCGGTTCTTAATTTGCGCAATGATTACTCTTATGGTCTCTACATTTATGCCTGGCCTGTCCAGCAGTCTCTAATTGCTTTGTTTTCACCGCCGCCACTGATTTTGTTCGTGTCGTCGTTGGCGGTGACGCACGTGCTGGCAATGGCATCCTGGCATTTGCTGGAGAAACGAGTGCTGCGCTTTAAAGTTTAAGATTGTTTTTAGGGGAGGGAACGTATGACGGCTGTTTACGGAATAGTGGGTGCGGGTGGTTACGGTCGAGAGGTGATGCCTCTTGCCCGTGCACAATTGAAAGACGCATTGTCATCCGGTGCTGCGAAGCTCTATTTTGTGGTGGAGGGCGACGTCGAGCACGACCTTATTAATGATTACCCTGTTGTCTCTTTGGAAACGTTCCTGAACTTTCCGGGCGACAGGTTTTTTAACATCGCTATCGGTGCGTCGTCGGCGCGCGAACGAATCAGTTCTATTTGCGAAGAGGCGGGCGCTGCCGCGTTTTCCATTGTGGCGCAGAACGTGGTCATTCTTGATTGTAATGAGATCGCGGAAGGGGCTGTGCTCTCCCCGTTTGTGACCATCACGTCCAATGCCAAAATCGGCCGTCATTTCCACGCCAACTTGTATGCCTATGTTGCGCATGACTGCATTATTGGAGATTACGTGACCTTTGCGCCTTCTGCTAAGTGCAACGGGAACGTAACAATCGAAGATCATGCCTACATCGGTACCGGTGCTTCCATTATCCAGGGCAAGCAGGGCAAGCCCCTGGTCATCGGGCGTGGTGCGATTGTCGGAATGGGAGCTGTCGTCACTAAAAGTGTGCCAGCGGGCGTTACCGTAATAGGCAATCCTGCGCGACCACTGACGAGAGAAGGGTTGAAAAAGTGACGGGTATCAACGGACACAATTTTGGCGGGATGCCTATCGATCAGGTTGAGTTGGGTATGCAGGCTTTCTACTC from Pseudomonas tolaasii NCPPB 2192 includes the following:
- a CDS encoding DegT/DnrJ/EryC1/StrS family aminotransferase, translated to MNITVTKPFIPPFAEFQNYLSGIWAREWLTNNGPLVNELEIELKKNLGVEKLLFLSNGTVALQIAIRALDLKGEIITTPFSYVATTSSIVWEHCSPVMVDICPDSLNIDPAKIEAAITAETSAILATHVFGNPCDVDAIEAIAKKHNLHVIYDAVHAFGTTYKERSLLAYGDIATCSFHATKLFHTIEGGAVVANDAHVIKRLAMMRNFGHSSATEFGEIGINGKNSEVHAAMGLCNLKYVDSILEQRKLLSQRYLLNLKGCGFKYQKIAENTVYNHAYFPVIMESEAVVLAVIEYLNLHSIYPRRYFYPSLSELHYVEGQSSPIAEDISRRIICLPLYHSLSTEEVDMVCVLLKKAIEQ
- a CDS encoding acetyltransferase, which translates into the protein MTAVYGIVGAGGYGREVMPLARAQLKDALSSGAAKLYFVVEGDVEHDLINDYPVVSLETFLNFPGDRFFNIAIGASSARERISSICEEAGAAAFSIVAQNVVILDCNEIAEGAVLSPFVTITSNAKIGRHFHANLYAYVAHDCIIGDYVTFAPSAKCNGNVTIEDHAYIGTGASIIQGKQGKPLVIGRGAIVGMGAVVTKSVPAGVTVIGNPARPLTREGLKK
- a CDS encoding acyltransferase family protein, giving the protein MGNNFHLLRYVLAALVIYSHSFGLLGLPEAGVFRYGFGTLAVKCFFALSGYLITLSCLRSASLYGFALNRTLRIAPALIVALIFSHFIGVYFNKFIGNPVEYIVNGPVWTLSWEVLCYALCGFLWWFGALNKNVLTAIVVVAWGLYCLIPGSNDASAVISPMILLFFTGSVIALNEQQFNLRISGPVFFVLLIVLCVDTGGSIGTWFFEQIPFLYGPGMSVMDYYTLLFLFALSFALIWLALYVKPVLNLRNDYSYGLYIYAWPVQQSLIALFSPPPLILFVSSLAVTHVLAMASWHLLEKRVLRFKV